The genome window AAGACAGAGTTCTGTGGAGATGATCTTACCTATTTTCACTTCTAAGCTGAAGttaatgaaaaaagaaggaaagaatgacctttttttcctccccccacaATTTTACTTGGCATGTTTTCAACATATACTGAAGATGGGATTGGATTGTTGATTACAGTGTCATTTGCATTCTTGGCTTATTCGAGAGCAGGCTTGGTTTGTATCATCACATCATGTGACATGGGGCACTTTTTTACTCCATTTCACCTTCACCCAAACCACATCCTCATTCTGCACCCGAAAGTCAGTTGAGTGAacatatttgaaaagtaaatgcTCTTCAGAGGCATgatatgttatttgttttctgtaaacCCTGTCCTCAAAATGCTGGCCCCTGCATCCGCGTAATGCGGAGATTACTCATTCCCTGGAAAATGACCCCAAACAGGCTTCTAGATGAGGAGAAGGACTGGAGCAGGAATCTCTATTGCATTTCTGTGCAAGGGGGAAGGAttcagggaaggaggggcagagaataaatgaaaaacacactTTAAGATGAGAGGAAAAGTATTCTCCAGATTTGGGGATTGTGCGCAGAGTCATCTGACCCTGGGGTACAGGAACTGTAAGCCCCAGGAAAGGCAAGCCTGGTTCTTCTTTTTATGCTGTAAAATGTCTGAAGAATCAGAGAAGTACCCTGCAGCCACCAAGGTGACagacaaataaacacaaatcaGCAGCCACCTGAATCTGTCCACTCCCCAgaggaaggcttttttttttttttttttttaatttatttgacagatcacaagtaggcagaacagcaggcagtggggagagggggaagcagctccctgttgagcagaaagcccaatgcaggactcaatcccaggaccctgggatcatgacctgagctgaaggcagaggctcaacccactgagccacccaggtgccctgaggaagGCTTTTTAAATCCCAAATCTCAAAGCATTTCTTCAGATCTGCTCCTGACAGCAGGCAATTGACCAAAAgtgttgacagagagagagagagagaaatatctaAAGGGTCTGCAGGTTCCTTGACCCACAAGAGGAAAATCCTGACGtttctgccattttcattctagCCAGTACGGTGCCCAGAGATCCAGGTGGCAGACGGATGACAAGGCTGTTGTAGCACAGAGCTGGAAGGAGGATGTGGATAAGGACAAGTCGCCCATCACACTCCCTTCCCTGAATTTGTTTTTCCAACCACTCATGACCCCAGCAAGTCGCTAGGAAGTATCCCCAAGAGGGAGGCACCCCAGACGTGGCCCAAgaatttaagtagaaaaatttAGGAGACGCCAGAAGTCAAGCAAGTCCACTAGAGGGAGCCCCGACCAACTCAGGACTGAGGGGAGCCTGGCAAAGTAGCTTCACAGCACCCGACTGAGAATCAGCCACATTAGGGAACAGGGGAAGAAGCAAGGCAATAAATTAAGTCCCCACAAGGGAAGATAGCCCTGTGAATACCCAGCTAAAATCTGGTCCTTCCAGGATTTACAGCATCAAAGACTTAAAGACCAGGAAACTGAGGTTGAGCAAAATTAAATGGCTTGTCAGAGTTTACACAACTGGAAGGGGGACTAGAACTCATGGCTCTTGTCTCTAACCAATATCCTTTCTTCTACATTTGTCTCCCTCTATGTCAGCACCCTGGAGTCCACGGGTCTACCTCTCCTCTGTGTTGCCTTTCTCTGAAGTGAGAAACTCCCTCAGCTACATTCTGCACTTCTTTCCCTCATACACTGCAGAACACCTTCCCAAAGCCTAATAATGCCATGTGCTCCCTCATGAGCCCTAGAGATATAAATCACCTGGAGCTACATCAGCCCTTTTCCTCTGTGTCAGCACAACAGCATCCTGTCAGATGTGAAAATCTGTCATTTGTATGTCTCAGAACTTCAGGCACTGCTAAGTGAAAATAAAGCCTAGTTAACTGGTTCCAAAGCTCTTTCTCCTCGAAATACATTTAGGATTTAGGGATAAGGAGAGAAGCGACCCTCCAGGACCTTGCTATTTTAAGATTTGTGCTTGGCACATTCCACCTGCCTATGAGCTCCATGTTTCCCAGTTACCTGGACAACATTTGGTCTCCAGAAACCCAACCGTGCAGTTCTCAGTCCTGCCCTCAAAGGAAATTTGCCACCCTGGATTGGCTCCCATAACCCAGGCTCCTCCTCAGGCTCTGAGCTGGTTGGgccttttctctgcccctcccatgaGTGGGTCACCCCACAGGGAGACACAGCAGAGGCCAGAGAGGATCCTACAGGTAAGAAGAGGCAGGGCAAGGAtgatgggaagagggaagggacaagtactgagatttattttctccaaaagACGACTGAGAGAAGTGATTTCTGCTCATAGAACCTGACTGATAGAAAGAAACAACTCCACCCTCCCCAAATACCAGCCTTGCCTAACGTTCCAAGGAGTCCAAGcatggaagcttctggaaagtagaagagaaagacTTGGAGACTAGAACTCTAACTTTCCTAGGACTCCTGGTTCAGTCCAGGGGTCAGGAAAGGAGCCCCATGCCCAGGCTTAAATATGAGTCCTCTCCCTCCCTAGGACAGCAAGGAGATGCCACCCAAAAccaaaggaaaggggaagaaagctgggacacaggagaagaaagagaatgcgGGCGCTGGTGAGTGAGGATGGCTGGAGGTGAGTGCCTCCTGCTTCTCCATGCTCTGGCTTAGAGACCAAGCAGAGGTGCTCCAGAGAGAACGAAGCCCTCTGCATGACAAGACAGAGTTTCATGCCCCTCCCTCTTCgggtccccctgcccccaggttcCATGGAGCTGGGAAATTGGGGAAATCAGCATGCACCCGCTCCGTGGTGCCCTTCTGGctctgtgccttccttaatacatTCATCACCCATATTCCAAGTAcctactctgtgctgggcagCCAGGACACAGGGGTGACCTCGATAGCCTCTGCCATCAGAGATCCCTCGTTTAGAGGCCCTCAGAGCTGCAGGGAAAAAGTCCAAGGTGTAGGCTGAGGATGGGGAGACATGAGGAAGGCTGAGATCATGATAAGCTGAGATTTTGCCAACTTGCCAGGGCAGATGTGGAGGCCAAGTCTGCATACCGGCGGGTAGTGATGGAGAAGAAGCTGCTCCAAGACCACCTGGGTAAGAAGGGTAGAGGCTCTGGGACACCAGAGGTGGGACAATAGGGCAGTTTGCATCCTGGAGGCTTGGATGGTTGGAGCTGTGTCAGGAGGCTGAGCTgatctctcccccatcccccagtggAGAAAGACTCGACATTGCGAGGAGGGGGTGGGCAGTGAGGGTGGGTGAGGAGAGCTATTTTTCATAAGCAGGACATGGAGTTTTGCCTTCTTAGCAATGAAGAGCTCATGGGATTCTAGGgggaaaaccaaccaaccaatccagagagagaatgagaggctGGAAATCTGCCACCAGATTCCCAGAGGTGGGAGGAGTCTATCAAGCCCTTGGGGCCTGATTTGGTGGGACCCCCAGCCCGTTGTGAGGACTGCTCTGGGACTTTCCGCAGCTCTGCGGAGGGATGAGGCCCGCCGGGCTAAAGCTTCTGAGGAGCAGCTGAGGCGGAGGCTGCAGGTGCTGGAGGCTGAGTTGGAGGAGGCCCGAAGTGAGAGCAAGGCCATCTATGCAGGTGCGTGGTTGGCCAGGCAGGTGGGCGGGAGACAGGGGCCTGGAAGAGGACAACCAAGAGGGCCAGAGGGTGCAGGAAGGGAACTGAGGAGGACTTCCATCTGCCATGCCTATCCCCAACCTTCCCGGCTCAGCATGGATCAGGCACGGGGCCTGAAAGAACCAAAGGAAGGCCTCCGGGATGCTGGGCAGGAACCTTCCAGGATGCCCAATGGCATGTGCTTTATGGATTACAGAAAGCACCTCTTGTAATGTGGATTACAAAAACTTACATGGCCTTATCTCATTGGTGCCATGGGAGTAAGTGGGGAGAAGGGCTAGAATCCAGGTCCAGGACTGGACCAGGTCGGGGAGGGGTAAAGGGGTGTGGtttcccagctctgccccaggtGTTCCAGTTCCTCCAGCTTCTTAAAATCACGGGAACTGAGAAGGCCTTTATGTTCCTGTCCCACTGGGCCAAGCAGGCCCTTCACCACCCacagcttcctttcctctctccactACTCCATCCACACCTGGGTCCCTGgtcaccctctgcccccaccacagAAATGAGTCGTCAGTGCCGGGCCctgcagaaggaaatggagacccGCAGTAGGCAGCTGGAGGAAGAAGTGACAGGCCTTCGGGAACAGCTGGGTAGGCTTCCCCACCCCCTAAGCCCTCTCTCTCCTGGGGCACTGACAAGGTCCAGCCTGCAGGGGCGGACTGAAGATCCTCTTTCTCTAGAAGACTGTGTGCTGTCTAGGTCCTTGGACCATTTTCCCCACTGACTCTTCCACCATGGAGGACTGGAGCAGAGGGTTCAAGATGATAAAAATCTCTAAGTTGTAACTAAAGCAGACCTGGGTCTCTCATctcatctccctctctccatgaTCTCTCCAAATCTGggtctttctccccacccctgccttatCTGTCATGAGCGAAACATATTCCCTCTTAGCTGATTTTTACAATGAAActaagaaaagatatttgactTATTTACTTTCATATCTTTAATGCCAAGTGCATGCCAAGTCCTAAGTAATTATTgctaaataaaggaataaaccttccagataaacaaaaatgtaaagaacagtaaggttttcttttctctcttggttACAAGGTAGAGTTGAACTATCCTAGCATGGCACACAAGATCTTTCATAATTGTGGTCTCAGAGTTTTCTTAACCTAAAATAGCCTGTTTCATTCTTAGTAGGtgccatgcccagtgtggggcttgaactcatgaccctgagatcaagagtagcaggCACTATGGACTAAGtcagccaggctcccctaaaaTGGCCTCAGTTTAGCTACAGATACCCAAGACTTGCTTCTCTGCCATGCAGACCCTGCATTTCTTTCCTAATCCTTGCCTTATCTCAAATTTAAAATCAATCAGCATTTAGGGAGCACCTCCTGTATATACGAGGCATCTTCTCACACATTCTCGCATTTAACTCACAGTAAGCCGGTAAGGTTTGTATCAGTCtgtctttaaagatgaaaaaactgagtcTGAGAGAGGCATGCCTGAGCTTACACAGATATTAAGTAAGTGACAACCAGACTTTGGACCCACATCCCTTGTCCCAAGTCCACTACTTTCTTGGCTGTACCTTAATGGTATACGTCAGCTCTTTATACGGACTGTGGGAAAATTGATGATCCTGGGGGAAGGCTGGAGTGATCCCATTTAAGTTCTGCTTTTTAGGCACTTTTGAGGACTCTGTTCACAGGGAGAGTGTCACTATTCAGTCCCCTTCATCCTTCTGTCCTGCCCCACAGAGACGTGCCAGAAGGAGGCCAAGGCTGCAGGGCAAGAGGCTGAGCAGGCCCTGGGAGAGCGGGACCAGACGCTGGCTCAGCTTCGGGCCCACGTGGCAGACATGGAGGCCAAGTATGAGGAAATCTTACATGTAAGCACCACCGTTGGAAGCCCAACCCCCAGTACCTAGTGCTCCCCTATCCTCCCACTCCGACCCAAATTAGTTCATGCTGCCATCGTCATCAATGGTAGACCcggggaaaggagaagcagtaTCTCCAGAGGGAATCCTGCTCTGTCTTGAGGGTAGACTGGCAGGGGAATGCAACCATGCCTACTTACTAAGAGTAAGAACTTGAAGAAGACACTGGCGAGGAAAGCGTACAGACCAGCCTGGGGCACCACCGCTCACTCTACCCTCTCCTTTCCTGGGGCCTCAAACTTGGTGTCTGCAGGGCAGCCTGGACCGACTCTTGGCCAAGCTGAGGGTCATCAAGCCTCAGTGGGACGGGGCTGTGCTGAGACTTCATGCCAAGTACAAGGAGCAGCTCCACCAGTTTGGACTCAACCCCCTGGATCTTTGAAGCCGTAAGCCGCTAGTCTCTGGGGCTCTTGGAGGCTCCAGCAAAAAAGCTATCTTGATGTAGAACTCAACAGAACTGTGGTCTGTGGCTTTTTGGCAGATACGAGTATCTCCTTTGGGGACATCTTGGTTCTGGGCTGGCCCATTGCCCTGGAGACttaaagagaggagagaaatttgACAAACTCTCAGCAACTCTCTTAGAGAAAATGGGCCCCAGGCTTTGAGTCTGAGGCCTTTCTGGGGCCCTTCAATCACCATCCTCTATTCTCCTTTGCCCTGCCAACACAGGCAGCCAGATTTGTTGGGGAAAGGCCCTTTCTATAATAAACCTACAGTGACCCTGCACCAGCCCCCACAATCCTAAGGTGCCTCAGAGAGAAGGTGTAGCTGCCCTTCAAATTCTTGCAATATATGCGAGAGTCCAAGAGTTATGCCTGGGGTAAGTTCCATCTGGAACGATCCTAGTCAGCCTCATAAAAGGAAACTCTGTGTCCCTCCTCTATTTTATAACACTCATTACTACTTCACTTCCGGTCACGTGGAAGGGGTCACCAAGCAATTCTCTAACAGCTCTGTGGACACCAGCTGGGTATCTTACGATTTAATTCCATTCTGGCACTACCGATGTGAAGAGAGCATCCGATCCCACATCCtcaggctcagtcccacaagactgtcccCACTTCAAAAGCCTGTGTCAAGTCCAGCTCGTCTCCTGGGCTTCTGACCCATTGGTGGAAAAACAGAGGTTCCCACGACCCCCTCCTCAGGTTCCATCATCTTGCTAGCGTGACTCACAGAACCCAGAGAAACGGTTTACTCACTAGCTTCCAAGTTTATTATGAAGGACACAACTCAGGAAGAGCCAGGTGGCAGGTTTGCTGGGGGCAAGGCACGAGCAtggaagcctgtttcctctttgGGGGTGCCGCCCTCCCCGCATCTCTGTTTGGTTCCATCTTTTTGGTTTTTCATGGAGGCTTTATTTACTATGGGGTCATGGTCCATGACACCATTGGTGGTTGGTGATTCATTCCACCTCCagcacctcccctctccccagagacCCTGCGTGGGGATGGGGTAGGCTGAAAGTTCCAGCCATCTAATCACGTAGTTGGtttccctggcaaccagccccccaTCCTTAGGTGTTTTCCAAAAGTCACTTCCTTAACAAAGTTAAGTTTGGTTGAAAAGGGCTTGTTATGAGTAAAAGACGATCACTCTTACTACTCAGGAAACTCCAAGggctttaggagctctgtgccggGAAAgagtataatttattataaatcacaccACTTGTTTCAGGCAGAACTCCATCTGTGGGACACAACTCCCAAAGCTCCCATCTGACTTCCTGTGGAACCAGAGGGCAGACCGCCCCCTAGTGGGGCTGGCTAAGACCTCTGGACACACCTTCTTCTGGGAGGTGGGcccaagggaagggagggagacccAGGGCAATCCTGCGATTGGAGGTGCCCAGAATCCTAGAGCTGTCCCTTCTGGCTTAAAGAGCTGTCCCTTCTGGCTTAATGGAGCTTCTCAGCTCCTACCATCACAAGCAGGAGAGGCCACTGGGCAGGTCTGTGCCAAGCAGGAGAGGACTATAGCAGCTCTGACACCGGAGCCCAgtcctgagcagagagagaagagagaaggttaTTCAAGGATGAGAAGAGTAAACATTTTCCCTGCGCCCACCTGCCCTGTCGTGCCCAGGAATGGCAGCGAGTTCCATGGGTCCTTCTGTCCCCACCTACCATGGCCTAACATCCCAACCTGCATGTCCCACACTGCTTCACCCTGTGGTTCCTTTCTCTGACTCCCTCTATCCTTCTCTAGCTGCCTGCAGTCCATCTGTCTCTTCTACCTTACCTCTCCAAACCCGGGGGGATTGCAGGCTTCCGAGCCCTGGCAAGACCTCGCTGCCAGCTTCAGGTGAAGCGGTGGCTCAGCCACAGCCAGCTGCTGAAGCTTTTCCAGGTCATTCTCTCCACCCATGGGATACCCGTTCACCTCCAGAATCACGTCTCCCATTTGCAGCCCTGCCTGGGCAGCTGAGCCTCCTAGCGTCACCTGGTGGCAAAGAGAAGGGTCACAGAACATGGGATACCATGGAAAAGTTGCTGGATTGTTCTAAGACCTCAGGAGGGAAGCAGATGAAGGCTCATCAGGAGGCAAATGATTGGAAAGACCCAAGGTTCATGGGGCATAAGTCACCTGGGAGATGAAGATTCGAGGCTCACTGGCCACACAGCTAAGTCGGAAGCCATAGCCACCGCCGGGCGCAGGGTATAGGGAGCACTGGCGGGAGCCGCCTGGGACAAGAGGCATGGCTGTGTCTTCAACTGGTAGGTCCTTGGTTTCAACCAGAGAGGCCGAGCAGGTTTCCTGCGGGGAGGCAGGAGCCTCTGTGCTCTCCAAGAAGAGAAGTGGGGATAAGCGAACCTGAAAGGAGGCAGATAGAACAGACCTGtagcatctccctctgcctgagcccTGCTCCATTCCTGCCCACACTCCAGCCCCTGCCCCGCACTCGCACCATGCTGAAGAAGCGGTCAGCTTTAGGGTCGACAACAATGAGGGAGACACAGGAGCCCTGCGCGCGGATCCTGGCCACCGTCTCCTCATGGCCCAGCCCCTCCACACTTTCCCCAGCCACAGCCACCAGCCGGTCCCCAGCCTGCATCCCGGCTTTCTCAGCTGGCAGTCCTGGGTCCACCTCCCACAGGAACTGTCCTGGGACATAAACATCCTCATCGCTCTTCCCCCAACCCCGGCACCACCCCAGGCCACTGTGGGCACACGGAGGAACTGATCCAGGGTGTacacaggaggaggagggcggAGACTCAGGGCTGGGGTTTTCTGTGCACCATGTCGTGCTTGCCCACCCCCAAGCCACACCCTCCCGACCCATCTCTGGGGCTCCCACTCACCAGGACGACCATCAAGACCTTTCTCCTCACGAAGCAGGAACCCAAAGCCCTGGGACCCTTTCTTTAGGTGCAGACGGCGGGGCCTGGTGGGCAGTGCCCAGCCCTCTGCCAGGGGTGCAGCCAGGGGCATTCCCAGCTGGCGACACCGTTCCTCCACCTCTGGCCCTGCCACCAGCAGGGTCACTTGGTCTCCACTCTGCGAAAGCTGTGGGGACCCAGTGGGGCATCAGCGTCAAGcacctgggtggggagggcagaggcaagCGCTCCTCACAGCCCCAGGAGTGAGGCAGCAAGGTGGGGGAGAGCAGAGCCTAGGACCAATTGTCAAGGGAAGGGTGGCAGGAGGCAGAAGGTCAAATTCAGATGAGGTGCAGGGGGGAGGAACCGGCTGCCTGAGGCAAGGCTCTGGGGCCCAGGTGGGTGAGGATGAATGGGGAAACATACAGCCATACCTTCCTGCTGAGCTGGTGATAAGTGAACTTCTCCACGCTGACCCCATTCACTTCCAGCAGCCGGGCCCCAGGGGGCACCCCTGCCCGCTTGGCTGCTCCTCCAGTGCTCAGCACCAGCCAGAAAGGACCCTGATGGcctgaagacaaaaaaaaaaaaaaaaaaaaaaaaaagcaagtttcgGTCTGCTGTCTGCCCAGAACAGGGCTGAAATCCCCCTCCTGACCTCCCTCCCGAGCCCCTAAGCTCACTGTAGGAGACACTGAAGCCAAAACCACCCTCGTCTTTCACTACGTGGCACAGTCGGGGCCGGACCCCAGGGCCGAGAGGAGGACAGAGGCGGGCGCTGTTCCCCTGCTGAGCTCGAGCGACATCATGCACGTGCTGCGCCAAGACGGTCAGCAGCACGCGGGGCCCACTGTCCCGGATGCAGCGAACCACCTAAACCGAGGGGGCGTGGCATGAGGTGGGGCCCGCCCCTCCTGCCAatgccccctccccagagcctACATTTTACTTTCCCTGGATGAAGCTGTCTGGATACCTTCACTCAACCATCCCCACCTGGACAGCCCCAGATCCCGGGAGGCGGGGGAGGCAGAGGCCCGCCTATAACCAGGGAGGGGCCCCCTTGGCTCCTCTCTCCCCGAGGCGCTGTGTAGCGTCCTTGGATTCCACAGGGAGACCCCCGGCCCAATCTCACCACAGCGTAGTCTTCACATTCCACGACTCGGTCATTCACCCCCAGGATCCGGTCCCCTTCCCGAAGGCCCTGGTACTGGGCAGAGGTGCCTGGGTCCACCCTGCACACCacaggcccagccctgcccagctcctGCAGGTGGAAGCCAAAACTACTGCCTTCCTCTTTGCTCAGCAGACAGAAACGAGGCCGCTGCAGGCGCTGGAGAtctgagggggagggggaaggcaacagaagagggggagggaaggggataCGGCCCAAGTACAGGTCACCTTGACCTGGCCAGCCCTGCCCTTGTGATAGGGCACCGGGCAGGCTTCTACCCAGTTAGGTGTTGGACGGTGAGACTAAATACCACGTGGGCAGAGTGGCTTGGACAGAAGAAAGCAGCCAACGCCCTCCTACCTCCACGCAGTTACTCCCCACCAAGGCTGTTATCAGAGGGAGGCAGAGTGGAGTGGTTACCAAGGAGATAGAAGGCCTGAGGAGCTGTGGTATCTCTGGGGAAAGGGAATGATTGCCCAGGGCAAGGGGGTTACCGGAGGGGTCGAAGTCTTCAGCCAGAGAGAGGACTGGATTATCAATGCCCCACTTTGGGTTAAACTCAAACTTCCTGCAAGGAGGCGAGGGATGCAGGTAGGAGCGAACTGATGACATCTGGACTCTGGTCCCAGCCTCTACTTGAGGGGCGAATGGCAGCTGAAGAGCCTCCCCACCTTGGAgtccctctgctcccagcccaACCCTTCCCAGCACCGCAGGGCACTTACCGAGCTGTTAAGGAGGCTGTGTCCCGGAGACCTGCTGTGCAAAGAAGGGATGAGGGGAGGAGGGCTGCATTCTCTCCCCACCCCGACTCCTCTTCCAGGGTCATTCACTAAAAGGACTCAGGGGAACCCCCACACTCAGGGCTTGCTCCCTCCATTCTGCTCCAGAAaaatcttcccttcctctcccttccccttctcctcctagTCCCTGGCACAGAAATCTGAACATAGCAGGACAGGGCGTGGACCAGGAAGGCAGACCTCTCCACTCACCTCTTCTCTCCTAACTTGAGTCTATTTGCCTTAGGTCTCCAAGTCACAACATCAAGTACACTCTGGTCCCCGAAGCCTctacctcccaccctgccctctCACTGCCCTAAAGCCCCCACTAGAGGATTTCTCCCGGCCTCCTACCTGTAGCTGCCTCCATAGTTGGACCAGCGACCCAGCGCTCAGGGTAGGGACAAGGTTCATCAAAACCAGCTGACCCTCCCACCAACCCTGCCACGTCCCGCCTCCTTAAAGACACTGCCTTAGAAGCAGCAGGGTAATGGTTAACGGGAGGACAGTCTTATCCTCTGGGGAAGTCTGTgtgttcctcctgcccccattcCTGGGCCCCGGACTTCCTCCGGAGACTCTGCTGCTGTCCCAGCTTCTGCTCTGGGCAGACAAAGGCAGATGGCTTGCTGGTCACTGTAATTCCGAGCCTGGGATAAGTATGTTGAAAAAGGTGATAGggggggactcctgggtggctcagttggttggacgactgccttcggctcaggtcatgatcccggagtcccgggatcgagtcccgtatcgggctcccagctgcatggggagtctgcttctccctctaaccttctcctcgctcatgctctctctcactgtctctctctctcaaataaataaataaaatctttaaaaaaaaaaaaaaaaaaaaaaggtgataggGGTCCTAAGGGCCAGCatggcctccccccacccccaaggatTTTGttcatgccccccaccccccgcctcagCCCTCACTGCCTCTGAACCTAGTGCCCGAGAATCACCGGTAACAGTATGTGGTCAGTAGTTTACCAGAACGACCAAACACAGTACCCTTTCCTGAAAGCACCAGGCAAGGAGGAAGCCACAGTAGATGGAAGACACAACTTTTTAATGGAAGCAAGGCACTGCACAGGGCCCTTGGAGCACCTGAGCACAGGTGGGGTGGCGAGGAAGGAGGTGTGAAGGGGAGAAGGCACCAACACGATTGGAAAGTGGCAGGGGGCATCTTGGGCGTCCTCTACAAGCAGCAAGGCAGAAAGGACCTGCCCTCCGACAGCGGGAAGGCTGCACCTTTTGGCAAACGCGATTTAAGAAGTGCGCCCCCTGGTGGCACAGTCAGACGCTCCAGAGAGTGGAGAGGCAAGGTTGGTAGTGCGCCAGGGCAACTGTCTTGAAGTCTTGAAGTCTTTCTCAGTCTTCCTCTTGAATGGAGAGGCCTGTTTCATCACCCTGGAAACTCCAGACCTGGAAGCCACGGATGGACTTGCCCCAGGACAGCAACTGCCACAGGTGTGCTCCTCCCTTTACCTCCAGCCCCAAAGGAGTCTTTCTGGAAGTAGTAATGCAAACCAGGAGGCCACAGAGGGAAGGATCTTGGGGCCAGGGGTCACACCGCTAGGTGACTGCTGCCCCTGCTTCAGGTTCCAGAGCCTCCCAGCTGCTCCAGGAGGACCCTGACCTCACCCTCCACTCGCAGCAGCTGGGCCTTGCGCCAGGGGTTAAGGGTGGCCCCTCGGCTGTCTTCCAGATCACGAAGTAGAAGGTCAAGGTGGCGGCGGACGCGGCCCCGATCCCAGCTGTTGAGGTTCCGCTGGACTTCACTTAGGATCACTGACCAGTACTCAGACACTGCTGTCCCCTCTGTCAGCGACACCACGACCCGAGCACCCCCTTTAGCAGTGCCACCCAAGTCCCGCAGGGCCTGGCGGCCCTCTGAGCTCAGCTCATTGAAGTAGAggctggaagagagagaagagaagatacCGCTCAGCGGAGCTctgagacagaggagagggagtaTGGGGCAGAGCGGAGAATTCTCATAACTCATCCCCTGGCTATGGAACTTAATGGGGCAGGTGTCTGCAGTGAGCCAGACATGGGGGCGGTGGCCAACAGGGGGCAGGGATGACATCTGAATTCAGCAGGACCAGGGACAGTAAGACGGGGCCACCAGGATCCTAAGAGAAACGGTAGTAGGGGACCAGGGCAGGGTAAGGGCCAATCACAGACGGGCAGGTTGGTTCAGAAGCTGGTCCACAATCGTTAGAAGGCAAGGAAAGAGGACAAGCCCTACCATAGGAAAAAAACAGTGGAGACCAGGACCTCCCGGCCAGGGTGGGGGCCAGACTTACTGCAGCAGCTCCAAGGAAGGGTGGTCCCGGGCGGCTTGCGCCAGGGCCAGGGCTGCCGTGTCACCAGCGCCGTTGTAGGCCACGTTCAGCTCCTGTAGCTGTCGATTGCGGTCCAGCTGGGCGGCCAGCAGCTGCAGGCCCTCGTCCCCGAGGCCCGTGTGCAACAGGGACAGGTGCGTCAGCGAGCTGTTccccgccagcccctccaccagCTGGGCCACACCAGCCGCAGTCAGCGGGTTGTTGGACAGCCTACAGCCACATGCACCCCAAGGAGATGAGGGCCTGTGGCAGGGCTTGCCACAGGACTTGCCTCGGGACTTGGACCCAAAGCACACACAgcgtggggtggaggggagcccggacacaaagaaatgtgggggatgggggaagggaaggaagaagcagggggTATGGCACACTGCAGGGGTGGGAGAGCCGGGTGGGAGacggcttctcctcct of Mustela nigripes isolate SB6536 chromosome 1, MUSNIG.SB6536, whole genome shotgun sequence contains these proteins:
- the CCDC153 gene encoding coiled-coil domain-containing protein 153 isoform X1, with product MPRLKYESSPSLGQQGDATQNQRKGEESWDTGEERECGRWADVEAKSAYRRVVMEKKLLQDHLALRRDEARRAKASEEQLRRRLQVLEAELEEARSESKAIYAEMSRQCRALQKEMETRSRQLEEEVTGLREQLETCQKEAKAAGQEAEQALGERDQTLAQLRAHVADMEAKYEEILHGSLDRLLAKLRVIKPQWDGAVLRLHAKYKEQLHQFGLNPLDL
- the CCDC153 gene encoding coiled-coil domain-containing protein 153 isoform X2; protein product: MPPKTKGKGKKAGTQEKKENAGADVEAKSAYRRVVMEKKLLQDHLALRRDEARRAKASEEQLRRRLQVLEAELEEARSESKAIYAEMSRQCRALQKEMETRSRQLEEEVTGLREQLETCQKEAKAAGQEAEQALGERDQTLAQLRAHVADMEAKYEEILHGSLDRLLAKLRVIKPQWDGAVLRLHAKYKEQLHQFGLNPLDL